From Triticum urartu cultivar G1812 chromosome 2, Tu2.1, whole genome shotgun sequence, a single genomic window includes:
- the LOC125535364 gene encoding ribulose bisphosphate carboxylase small subunit, chloroplastic 2 codes for MAPAVMASSATTVAPFQGLKSTAGLPVSRRSGSAGLSSVSNGGRIRCMQVWPIEGIKKFETLSYLPPLSTEALLKQVDYLIRSKWVPCLEFSKVGFVFREHNSSPGYYDGRYWTMWKLPMFGCTDATQVLNEVEEVKKEYPDAYVRVIGFDNMRQVQCVSFIAFRPPGCEESGKA; via the exons ATGGCCCCAGCCGTGATGGCTTCCTCCGCCACCACCGTCGCGCCCTTCCAGGGGCTCAAGTCGACCGCCGGCCTCCCCGTCAGCCGCCGCTCCGGCAGCGCCGGCCTCAGCAGCGTCAGCAACGGCGGAAGGATCAGATGCATGCAG GTGTGGCCGATTGAGGGCATCAAGAAGTTCGAGACCCTGTCTTACTTGCCACCCCTCTCCACTGAGGCCCTCCTAAAGCAGGTCGACTACCTGATCCGCTCCAAGTGGGTGCCCTGCCTCGAGTTCAGCAAGGTTGGCTTCGTCTTCCGTGAGCACAACAGCTCCCCCGGCTACTACGACGGTCGATACTGGACAATGTGGAAGCTGCCTATGTTCGGGTGCACCGACGCAACGCaggtgctcaacgaggtggagGAGGTCAAGAAGGAGTACCCTGACGCCTATGTCCGCGTCATCGGCTTCGACAACATGCGCCAGGTGCAGTGCGTCAGCTTCATTGCCTTCAGGCCACCAGGCTGCGAGGAATCTGGCAAGGCCTAA